The Terriglobus tenax genome contains a region encoding:
- the secA gene encoding preprotein translocase subunit SecA yields the protein MINTVLAKVFGTSNERAVKKLLPVVEQINALEPSIAALSDEALRAKTVEFRERIAARINRIEDRDAVYAAESAALDEILPEAFAVVREAGKRAVGMRHFDVQLIGGMVLHSGKISEMRTGEGKTLVATLPCYLNALAGRGVHVVTVNDYLAKRDAEWMGKIYGFLGLSVGVIVHDLDDRQRREAYAADITYGTNNEFGFDYLRDNMKFELTDLVQRGHYYAIVDEVDSILIDEARTPLIISGPTDQTTDKYARVNVIIPQLELGELTETLETKTYTGDYVVDEKHKAITVTDEGWEKIEGLLGIGNIADPENWDLKHHVETAIKAHTLYRRDVEYVVRDGEIIIVDEFTGRMMPGRRWSDGLHQAIEAKEGVAIRKEDQTLATITFQNYFRLYKKLSGMTGTAETEAAEFDKIYKLEIVVIPTNRPMLRIEHQDVVYRTAKEKYFAVADEIARLHATQQPVLVGTTSIEKSELLSNILQQKGVRHVVLNAKFHEREAEIVAQAGRLGMVTIATNMAGRGTDILLGGNAEFMARQELVKKSLARAVSAAEGAISPTAGPGMTRFLYQGQEFETGQQQWDAVYAEYAAKAAAERAKVSEAGGLFIIGTERHESRRVDNQLRGRAGRQGDPGASKFYLSLEDDLMRIFAREWVSTLLQRLGMEEGVPIESGMITRRIEAAQKAVETQNFESRKHVLEYDDVMNKQREAVYGLRKGLLEGVEQKELILDDYVPTALSAALDAHAPADAHPDNWKTEELFAALADVFGPGLDKEVDASQLNRHELGEAIYEKLRARYEFKEQILQPQGMRYHERVIMLSVLDSLWKDHLLAMDHLKEGIGLRGYAQQDPLVAYKKESFEMFEAMMLRFQEDTLRTLYRMQIIGPDGTPIETLEQMEALRPVQAPDSEGAPVLEAENAVPESRDIPIPTRAPQTTIDELEREFQRRKERELEMARQAGGDGSAEPVTQIRTGEKVGRNDLCPCGSGKKFKKCHGAEV from the coding sequence TTGATCAATACTGTTCTCGCGAAAGTCTTCGGCACCAGCAACGAGCGTGCCGTGAAGAAATTGCTCCCGGTGGTGGAGCAGATTAATGCCCTTGAGCCGTCGATTGCGGCGCTCTCGGATGAGGCGCTCCGCGCCAAGACGGTGGAATTCCGGGAGCGGATTGCTGCCCGGATCAATCGGATTGAAGACCGCGACGCGGTGTATGCTGCGGAGTCGGCGGCCCTGGACGAGATTCTGCCAGAGGCTTTCGCCGTGGTGCGCGAAGCCGGCAAGCGCGCCGTTGGCATGCGTCATTTTGACGTACAGCTGATCGGCGGCATGGTGCTGCACTCGGGCAAGATCTCCGAAATGCGTACCGGTGAAGGTAAAACGCTGGTCGCCACGCTGCCGTGCTATCTGAATGCACTGGCCGGCCGCGGCGTACACGTGGTTACGGTGAACGATTACCTGGCCAAGCGCGATGCCGAGTGGATGGGCAAGATCTACGGCTTCCTGGGCCTGAGTGTCGGTGTCATTGTGCATGACCTGGACGATCGCCAGCGCCGCGAGGCCTATGCCGCGGATATCACCTACGGCACGAATAACGAGTTCGGTTTCGATTACCTGCGCGACAACATGAAGTTCGAGCTGACCGACCTGGTGCAGCGCGGGCACTATTACGCGATCGTCGACGAAGTCGACTCGATCCTGATTGACGAAGCGCGCACACCGCTGATTATCAGCGGCCCCACGGACCAGACGACGGACAAGTATGCCCGCGTGAACGTCATTATTCCTCAGCTGGAACTGGGTGAGTTGACCGAGACGCTGGAGACCAAGACCTACACCGGCGACTACGTGGTGGACGAGAAGCACAAGGCCATTACCGTCACCGATGAGGGCTGGGAAAAGATTGAAGGCCTGCTTGGTATCGGCAACATTGCCGACCCCGAGAACTGGGACCTGAAGCATCACGTCGAAACGGCGATCAAGGCACATACACTCTATCGCCGTGACGTGGAGTACGTTGTCCGCGACGGCGAGATCATCATCGTCGACGAGTTCACGGGCCGCATGATGCCGGGCCGCCGCTGGTCAGACGGTCTGCATCAGGCGATTGAAGCCAAGGAAGGCGTGGCCATCCGCAAGGAAGACCAGACGCTGGCCACTATCACCTTCCAGAACTACTTCCGCCTGTACAAGAAGCTCTCCGGCATGACCGGAACGGCGGAGACAGAAGCGGCCGAGTTCGACAAGATCTACAAGCTGGAGATCGTGGTCATCCCGACGAATCGCCCGATGCTGCGCATCGAGCACCAGGATGTGGTCTACCGTACGGCGAAGGAGAAGTACTTTGCCGTGGCCGACGAGATTGCCCGTCTGCACGCCACGCAGCAGCCGGTGCTGGTAGGCACCACCTCGATTGAGAAGTCGGAGCTGCTGTCGAACATTCTGCAGCAGAAGGGCGTGCGTCACGTTGTTCTGAACGCCAAGTTCCACGAGCGCGAGGCGGAGATTGTCGCGCAGGCCGGACGCCTGGGTATGGTGACCATCGCCACCAACATGGCAGGCCGTGGTACCGATATTCTGCTGGGCGGCAACGCCGAGTTCATGGCTCGCCAGGAGCTGGTGAAGAAGAGCCTGGCGCGTGCGGTCAGTGCGGCGGAGGGCGCTATCTCGCCGACGGCAGGACCGGGCATGACCCGCTTCCTGTACCAGGGGCAGGAGTTTGAGACCGGGCAGCAGCAGTGGGATGCGGTGTACGCCGAGTACGCGGCGAAGGCCGCGGCGGAGCGTGCCAAGGTGTCCGAGGCAGGTGGCCTGTTCATCATCGGCACGGAACGCCATGAGTCACGCCGCGTGGATAACCAGCTGCGTGGACGTGCCGGCCGCCAGGGCGATCCGGGTGCGTCAAAGTTTTACCTGTCGCTCGAAGATGACCTGATGCGCATCTTCGCGCGTGAGTGGGTTTCCACGCTGCTGCAGCGCCTGGGTATGGAAGAGGGTGTGCCGATTGAAAGCGGCATGATCACCCGCCGTATCGAAGCCGCGCAGAAGGCCGTTGAAACGCAGAACTTTGAAAGCCGCAAGCATGTGCTTGAGTATGACGACGTCATGAACAAGCAGCGCGAGGCCGTCTACGGCCTGCGTAAGGGTCTGCTGGAAGGCGTCGAGCAGAAGGAACTGATTCTTGATGACTACGTACCCACGGCGCTGAGCGCTGCGCTTGATGCGCATGCACCGGCCGATGCTCATCCGGATAACTGGAAGACCGAGGAGCTGTTCGCGGCGCTGGCCGATGTCTTTGGGCCGGGGCTGGACAAGGAGGTCGACGCTTCGCAGCTGAACCGTCACGAGCTGGGCGAAGCCATCTACGAGAAGCTTCGCGCACGGTACGAGTTCAAGGAGCAGATTCTGCAGCCGCAGGGCATGCGTTATCACGAGCGCGTGATCATGCTGAGTGTGCTCGACAGCCTGTGGAAGGACCACCTGCTGGCGATGGACCACCTGAAGGAGGGCATCGGCCTGCGTGGATACGCGCAGCAGGACCCCCTGGTTGCCTACAAGAAGGAGTCCTTCGAGATGTTTGAGGCGATGATGCTTCGCTTCCAGGAGGACACGCTGCGTACGCTCTACCGCATGCAGATCATCGGCCCGGACGGAACGCCGATTGAGACGCTGGAGCAGATGGAAGCATTGCGCCCCGTACAGGCGCCGGACTCGGAAGGAGCTCCGGTGCTTGAGGCCGAGAATGCCGTGCCGGAATCGCGGGATATCCCGATTCCGACGCGTGCTCCGCAGACGACCATTGACGAGTTGGAACGGGAGTTCCAGCGCCGCAAGGAGCGCGAGCTCGAGATGGCGCGCCAGGCGGGCGGTGATGGTTCCGCAGAGCCTGTTACGCAGATCCGGACCGGTGAGAAGGTTGGCCGCAACGATCTGTGCCCCTGCGGCTCGGGCAAGAAGTTCAAGAAGTGCCACGGCGCTGAGGTCTAA
- a CDS encoding rhamnogalacturonan acetylesterase, with translation MRIFPVCLLLACSAVTLAQAPTPASQTNPDDVVARPTPKYDAVQQPLNPALPTVFLVGDSTAQNKADLGWGDHFAHYFDTTKINVANRARAGRSSRTFIHEGAWDAVLAQVKKGDFVLIQMGHNDGGDLDGPKPRGTLKGIGEEQKEVTLQDGTKETVHTFGWYLRKYIADTRAKGATPILLNLTVRNIWTDGRIERDMGYDGFIRQTAMAEHVAFVDMATIEANKLEAMGQEKTKLLFPIDHTHTSAEGAELNASCVVQALWQSGSVLTPFLKLQL, from the coding sequence ATGCGTATCTTTCCTGTTTGTCTGTTGCTGGCTTGCTCCGCAGTGACGCTGGCGCAGGCACCCACGCCCGCATCCCAGACCAATCCTGACGATGTTGTGGCCCGTCCTACCCCGAAGTATGACGCTGTGCAGCAGCCATTAAACCCCGCGCTGCCGACGGTGTTTCTTGTGGGCGACTCGACCGCGCAGAACAAGGCGGACCTTGGCTGGGGCGACCACTTTGCGCACTATTTCGATACGACGAAGATCAATGTGGCGAACCGTGCCCGCGCCGGTCGCAGCAGCCGGACCTTTATCCATGAAGGCGCATGGGATGCCGTGCTGGCTCAGGTGAAGAAGGGGGATTTTGTCCTGATTCAGATGGGCCACAACGATGGGGGCGATCTGGATGGACCTAAGCCGCGCGGTACGCTGAAGGGAATCGGCGAAGAGCAGAAGGAAGTAACCCTGCAGGATGGTACGAAGGAAACCGTGCATACCTTCGGCTGGTATCTGCGGAAGTATATTGCGGATACGCGGGCGAAGGGTGCTACGCCGATCCTGTTGAACCTGACGGTCAGGAACATCTGGACCGATGGGCGAATTGAGCGGGATATGGGGTACGACGGCTTTATCCGGCAGACGGCGATGGCTGAGCACGTGGCCTTTGTGGATATGGCGACGATTGAGGCCAATAAGCTGGAAGCAATGGGGCAGGAGAAGACGAAGCTGCTGTTCCCGATTGACCATACGCACACCAGTGCCGAAGGTGCGGAGTTGAATGCAAGTTGTGTGGTTCAGGCACTTTGGCAGTCTGGTTCAGTTTTGACGCCATTCCTGAAGCTGCAACTCTAG
- a CDS encoding tyrosine-type recombinase/integrase yields the protein MSFQDLTDEFLRVVENERGASPHTIRAYRRELKDFAAYLSESFGEQGSIARVEHTHIRNYLAVLFDRGLGKPSAARALAAIRSWFKWLARAGHVQQNPAVLVSTPKLPKHLPRVPSVEEVNRVLDSMEGDEEAIGWAARERAIWELLYGCGIRNSELVGIDMHDIQWRNEAVLIRGKGKKERFVPLGDAAAEVIRAYMPEREQRLQKAGKGALVEDGPLLVNARIRGEARLTTRSIGRIVKAIAVSKGLPADVHPHTLRHAFGAHMLEEGADLRAIQEILGHERLSTTQRYTQLTVNQVQRVYDETHPRAK from the coding sequence GTGAGCTTTCAGGATCTGACTGACGAGTTTCTGCGGGTGGTGGAGAACGAGCGTGGTGCCTCGCCGCATACCATCCGTGCGTACCGCCGCGAGCTGAAGGACTTCGCCGCCTATCTGTCGGAGAGCTTTGGCGAGCAGGGAAGCATCGCCCGGGTGGAGCATACGCACATCCGCAACTACCTTGCCGTGCTGTTCGATCGGGGGCTGGGCAAACCTTCGGCGGCGCGTGCACTGGCGGCGATCCGGTCATGGTTCAAGTGGCTGGCCAGGGCGGGGCATGTGCAGCAGAATCCGGCTGTTCTGGTCTCCACGCCCAAGTTGCCGAAGCACCTTCCGCGCGTCCCCAGCGTGGAAGAGGTGAATCGTGTTCTCGACTCGATGGAAGGCGACGAGGAAGCCATTGGCTGGGCGGCAAGGGAACGTGCGATCTGGGAGCTGCTGTACGGCTGCGGTATCCGCAACTCGGAGCTGGTGGGCATTGACATGCACGATATCCAGTGGCGGAACGAGGCCGTACTGATCCGTGGCAAGGGGAAGAAGGAGCGGTTTGTCCCGCTGGGCGATGCAGCGGCGGAGGTAATCCGTGCCTACATGCCGGAGCGGGAGCAGCGGCTGCAGAAGGCGGGCAAAGGAGCTCTGGTGGAGGATGGGCCTCTGCTGGTGAATGCGCGGATTCGTGGCGAAGCGCGGCTGACGACGCGCAGCATCGGGCGGATTGTGAAGGCGATTGCTGTCAGTAAAGGGCTGCCTGCGGATGTGCATCCGCACACGCTGCGCCATGCCTTTGGAGCGCACATGCTGGAGGAGGGCGCCGACCTGCGGGCTATCCAGGAGATCCTGGGGCACGAGCGGTTATCGACCACGCAGCGATATACGCAGTTGACGGTGAACCAGGTGCAGCGGGTCTATGACGAGACCCATCCGCGCGCAAAGTAG
- a CDS encoding tyrosine recombinase: MSDAAGTPAILREYMTYLRVEKGLRPLSCESYQRDLEQLAEFLETTHTPLPEARQEQVSAFMEDMRGRHVESRSIARKLSCWRGFYRWLLKDKRIQHDPTVNLETPASWKVLPKSLAESEVDDVLTRAAQMANHPQAEPQALRDYAILELLYAGGLRVSEVTSLREADLHLDQARVQVRGKGDKERIVPLGVPSIKALERYLHEARPSLCGKQFERALFLSVRGRPLTRDLVWSMVKKWDKHASPHMLRHSCATHMVEHGADLRSVQTLLGHADIATTQVYTHVALGRLKQVHRLHHPRAKRRTEAVS, from the coding sequence ATGAGCGATGCAGCCGGCACACCGGCCATTCTGCGCGAGTACATGACCTATCTGCGGGTGGAGAAGGGGTTGCGACCGCTGTCCTGCGAGAGCTACCAGCGTGACCTGGAGCAGCTTGCCGAGTTTCTGGAAACAACCCACACGCCGCTGCCGGAGGCCAGGCAGGAGCAGGTGAGCGCTTTTATGGAAGACATGCGCGGGCGGCATGTCGAGTCGCGATCCATCGCAAGAAAGCTGAGTTGCTGGCGTGGATTCTACCGCTGGCTGCTGAAGGATAAGCGCATTCAGCATGACCCGACGGTGAACCTGGAGACACCGGCTTCGTGGAAGGTGTTGCCCAAATCGCTGGCGGAGTCCGAGGTGGACGATGTGCTGACACGAGCCGCGCAGATGGCAAACCATCCGCAGGCAGAACCGCAGGCGTTGCGTGACTACGCCATCCTGGAGCTGCTGTATGCCGGGGGGCTGCGCGTGAGCGAGGTGACCTCACTGCGCGAGGCGGATCTGCACCTGGACCAGGCGCGGGTGCAGGTACGCGGCAAGGGCGATAAGGAACGCATCGTGCCGCTCGGCGTGCCGTCCATCAAGGCGCTGGAACGGTATTTGCACGAGGCTCGTCCATCGCTGTGCGGCAAGCAGTTTGAGCGGGCTTTGTTCCTGAGTGTGCGTGGCAGGCCGCTGACCCGCGACCTGGTGTGGTCCATGGTGAAGAAGTGGGACAAGCACGCCAGTCCACACATGCTGCGGCATAGCTGCGCCACGCACATGGTGGAGCACGGAGCGGACCTCCGCAGTGTGCAGACGCTGCTGGGCCATGCCGACATTGCCACTACGCAGGTTTATACGCACGTGGCGCTGGGCCGGCTGAAGCAGGTGCACCGGCTGCATCATCCCCGGGCGAAGCGGCGGACGGAGGCAGTCTCGTGA
- a CDS encoding HAD family hydrolase, which produces MPVSLSTDQLFASIRELAPKVAVFDCDGTLWHPDSGSGFMRWSTKTGLFSPQQSAWIEGRHAEYHDGKVDEITICGEMVQVYEGLTEQAIRASAAEFFRSEIEPFIFPEMFDLVSDLRKKGVEIWAVSSTCDWVVEEGVRRFGIPPERVLAACVEVKDGVATRTLRDVPSDENKAISLRRVGHHTPDAVFGNSIHDAAMLEIAKRAYPVNPSAALVEISHGKGWPVYYPAAVRTV; this is translated from the coding sequence ATGCCCGTATCGCTCAGCACGGACCAGCTTTTTGCTTCCATTCGCGAACTCGCACCCAAAGTCGCCGTCTTCGACTGCGACGGAACTCTGTGGCACCCTGACTCCGGCTCCGGCTTTATGCGCTGGAGCACCAAAACCGGCCTCTTCTCACCACAGCAAAGCGCCTGGATTGAAGGCCGTCACGCCGAATATCACGATGGCAAAGTGGACGAAATCACCATCTGCGGCGAAATGGTGCAGGTTTACGAGGGCCTGACCGAGCAGGCTATCCGCGCCTCCGCCGCCGAGTTTTTCCGCTCGGAGATCGAGCCTTTTATCTTCCCGGAGATGTTTGACCTGGTCAGCGACCTGCGCAAAAAAGGCGTCGAGATCTGGGCCGTCTCCTCCACCTGCGACTGGGTGGTGGAAGAAGGCGTCCGCCGCTTCGGCATCCCTCCGGAGCGCGTTCTGGCCGCCTGCGTCGAGGTAAAAGACGGCGTTGCTACCCGTACCCTGCGGGATGTCCCCTCCGACGAAAACAAGGCCATTTCGCTGCGCCGCGTCGGCCACCACACCCCGGATGCAGTCTTCGGAAACTCCATTCACGACGCAGCGATGCTTGAAATTGCAAAGCGCGCCTACCCTGTCAACCCTTCGGCAGCACTGGTTGAAATCAGCCATGGCAAAGGATGGCCGGTTTACTATCCGGCTGCCGTTCGAACAGTCTGA
- a CDS encoding (deoxy)nucleoside triphosphate pyrophosphohydrolase — protein sequence MKKNRRRTGAQAPTKQVRLVVAALILRQTETGREVLVCQRRPEQAMALKWEFPGGKIEPGESPEAALRRELNEELGIEAEIGPRVTRLRHNYRNGGAVDLQFFTVHDFKGELENRIFNAMQWTTLAKLPEFDFLAADLTLIQDLAAGKLI from the coding sequence GTGAAGAAAAACCGCCGCCGTACCGGAGCCCAGGCTCCCACCAAACAGGTGCGCCTGGTCGTCGCCGCGCTGATCCTGCGCCAGACCGAGACCGGCCGCGAGGTCCTGGTCTGCCAGCGGCGCCCGGAACAGGCCATGGCTCTGAAGTGGGAGTTCCCCGGTGGCAAGATCGAACCCGGCGAATCCCCGGAAGCCGCCCTGCGCCGCGAACTGAATGAAGAGCTGGGCATCGAGGCCGAGATTGGCCCCCGCGTCACCCGCCTGCGCCACAACTACCGCAACGGCGGAGCGGTTGACCTGCAGTTCTTCACCGTCCATGACTTCAAAGGCGAGCTCGAAAACCGCATCTTCAACGCTATGCAGTGGACCACGCTGGCAAAGCTGCCGGAGTTCGACTTCCTCGCCGCCGACCTTACCCTCATCCAGGACCTGGCCGCCGGCAAGCTGATCTAG